The following proteins are encoded in a genomic region of Zea mays cultivar B73 chromosome 9, Zm-B73-REFERENCE-NAM-5.0, whole genome shotgun sequence:
- the LOC100277094 gene encoding uncharacterized protein LOC100277094 has protein sequence MECFPDQALVRLRSLVHDTYLHAENDGVGVSMNPHRAYLHTAWWVHRVRRDDRDYILLHSAAYGRYLALSRETETSRIYTGHHANLTVQSDYEATEQDDVLWEADTVTNVIVVMLHASHRDRLLSVSPSNTSAFRYALVVDSAYRVSCGSAAFWEVETIPETRTARHSPPN, from the coding sequence ATGGAGTGCTTCCCCGACCAGGCGCTCGTGCGGCTGCGGAGCCTCGTGCACGACACGTACCTCCACGCCGAGAACGACGGCGTGGGCGTCTCCATGAATCCGCACCGCGCCTACCTGCACACGGCGTGGTGGGTGCACCGGGTCCGGCGAGACGACCGCGACTACATCCTCCTCCACAGCGCCGCCTACGGCCGGTACCTCGCTCTCTCACGCGAGACCGAGACGTCGCGGATCTACACCGGTCACCATGCAAACCTCACGGTCCAGAGCGACTACGAGGCCACGGAGCAGGACGACGTCCTCTGGGAGGCTGATACGGTGACCAACGTCATTGTCGTCATGCTCCACGCCTCTCACCGTGACCGTCTCCTCAGCGTCAGCCCCTCGAACACCTCCGCCTTCAGATACGCCTTAGTCGTCGACAGCGCTTACCGCGTCAGTTGCGGCAGCGCGGCATTTTGGGAGGTCGAGACCATTCCCGAGACCAGAACCGCCCGTCATTCACCGCCTAACTGA